The Acidianus infernus genome window below encodes:
- a CDS encoding Nre family DNA repair protein, with protein sequence MRAIPAELCVKCKGNKLLCGLRACPILERFRSTISVVNKVYNKNEIEGSTPPSIVIGEKNYPKISVSFNIPPDIYGEEAKNYENPKGWWGKASIYDIINYRTSLLSNIFEVKIEDVWKLYEKELSLAAVSEKPVQSESKIDGTILPKLRFDGYVLPRGPSAKTQNLEVIENPKINKTLDKLIFDDIKAEDAVVKLYHDIKDVYTIINALSLGLLGVKKNRKLVPTRWAITAVDSIIAKNLLQKIRNYQEISEVEVYYQKYLGNYFHVILYPSAYQVSWIEIWHPLSLWASELTISELTENYWGEYSTMDGGYMAARLAVLEYLDNIKRSAGVIIIREITSEYFAPLGNWHIRETVRKAMENKIGKFQDLENAISFVNQRLNAKKIDLKDLNSIKRILKQKSIDQFFK encoded by the coding sequence TTGAGAGCAATACCTGCAGAATTATGCGTAAAATGTAAAGGAAATAAGCTACTCTGCGGTCTTCGCGCTTGTCCAATCCTAGAGAGATTTAGATCTACGATAAGTGTAGTAAATAAAGTATATAATAAAAATGAAATTGAAGGATCAACACCCCCAAGTATAGTAATTGGAGAAAAGAATTATCCTAAGATAAGCGTATCTTTTAATATACCGCCAGATATTTACGGTGAGGAAGCTAAAAATTACGAAAACCCTAAAGGTTGGTGGGGTAAAGCGTCAATATATGATATAATAAATTATCGTACGTCCTTGCTTTCTAATATTTTTGAGGTAAAAATTGAAGATGTGTGGAAATTATATGAAAAAGAATTATCATTAGCTGCAGTATCTGAAAAGCCAGTACAATCTGAATCAAAAATAGATGGAACTATTTTACCTAAATTGCGATTTGACGGATATGTACTGCCTAGAGGTCCTTCTGCAAAAACTCAAAACTTAGAAGTTATCGAAAATCCCAAGATTAACAAGACTCTAGATAAATTAATTTTCGATGACATAAAAGCGGAAGATGCGGTAGTTAAGCTTTACCACGATATTAAGGACGTCTATACTATAATCAATGCATTATCTTTAGGCTTACTAGGAGTGAAAAAGAATAGAAAATTAGTGCCTACAAGATGGGCAATAACTGCTGTAGATTCAATAATAGCTAAGAACTTACTACAAAAGATAAGGAATTATCAAGAAATAAGTGAAGTAGAAGTATATTATCAAAAGTATTTAGGAAATTATTTCCACGTTATTCTTTATCCTTCTGCATACCAAGTAAGCTGGATAGAAATATGGCATCCACTATCCTTATGGGCTAGTGAGCTAACAATATCAGAATTAACTGAAAACTATTGGGGAGAATACTCAACCATGGACGGCGGTTATATGGCTGCTAGATTAGCCGTACTAGAATATCTAGATAATATAAAAAGATCTGCAGGAGTCATAATAATTAGAGAAATAACAAGTGAGTACTTTGCTCCACTAGGAAATTGGCACATAAGGGAAACGGTAAGAAAAGCTATGGAAAATAAAATAGGCAAATTCCAGGACTTAGAGAACGCAATATCTTTTGTTAATCAGAGATTAAATGCAAAGAAGATAGATCTAAAAGACCTTAATTCAATAAAAAGAATTTTAAAGCAAAAAAGTATAGATCAGTTCTTTAAATAA
- a CDS encoding PHP-associated domain-containing protein, with translation MKFDFHTHTNYSDGKENPKALVEYAKRKGIYIAITDHDTSKGYEKVKEEAVIPGEEVTTQFGHVVILCNFPPNPPKDISSLVDYSKENSCIIFPSHPFDIFRKGIGNKVFEYKFDAIEIFNSKAPKSANEKASNAARELKLPGLANSDSHVKEAIGSAYNEIEINEFNIDEVLESIKKGKVKPVGIGLTITAKFKILQWYIERKI, from the coding sequence ATGAAATTCGACTTTCATACGCATACAAATTATAGTGATGGTAAGGAAAATCCAAAAGCTCTTGTAGAATATGCCAAAAGAAAAGGAATATATATTGCAATAACCGATCACGATACCAGTAAGGGTTACGAGAAAGTAAAAGAAGAAGCAGTAATTCCAGGAGAGGAAGTCACAACTCAATTTGGACACGTAGTTATATTATGTAATTTTCCTCCAAATCCTCCTAAAGATATCTCATCACTAGTTGATTATTCAAAAGAGAACTCTTGCATAATTTTTCCTTCACATCCATTTGATATTTTTAGAAAAGGGATAGGAAACAAAGTTTTTGAGTATAAATTCGACGCAATAGAAATTTTCAATTCAAAGGCTCCTAAATCCGCTAACGAGAAAGCATCTAACGCGGCAAGAGAACTTAAACTCCCCGGTTTAGCTAATAGCGATTCACATGTAAAGGAGGCTATAGGCTCTGCATATAATGAAATAGAAATAAATGAGTTTAATATAGATGAAGTACTTGAAAGCATAAAGAAAGGAAAAGTAAAACCTGTAGGCATTGGATTAACAATAACAGCTAAATTCAAGATCTTACAATGGTATATTGAGAGGAAAATTTGA
- the asd gene encoding aspartate-semialdehyde dehydrogenase produces the protein MDKLKVSLLGSTGMVGQKMVKMLSSHPFIELTKVSASPAKIGKKYEEAVKWIEGEIPENVKDMKLVSTEPEDHKDVDVVLSALPNELAEDIELKLVRAGKIVVSNASPYRMDPEVPLINPEINWQHLELLKTQQNKRGWKGLLVKNPNCTAAIMSLPLKPLMELITQRKIIMTTLQAVSGAGYNGLSFMSIYNNIIPYIKGEEEKIPKELGKMLGQVQDGQIINAKINARVTSIRVPIKVGHMGVINILLDDNDKIDIEEIKRELKNFKSLPQEKNLPTAPKKPIIVNEDESRPQPEIDLKIENGMAVSVGRISVENNVLRMIVLGDNLVRGAAGITILTVEVMKELGYI, from the coding sequence ATGGATAAATTGAAAGTATCTTTATTAGGCTCAACAGGAATGGTCGGACAAAAAATGGTAAAAATGCTCTCAAGCCATCCTTTTATAGAATTAACTAAAGTTAGTGCATCCCCTGCTAAAATAGGCAAAAAATACGAAGAGGCAGTAAAATGGATTGAAGGAGAAATTCCAGAAAATGTTAAAGACATGAAATTGGTCTCAACTGAGCCAGAAGATCATAAAGACGTAGATGTCGTACTTTCTGCACTACCCAATGAATTGGCAGAAGATATTGAACTGAAACTTGTTAGAGCAGGAAAAATAGTAGTATCTAATGCAAGCCCGTATAGAATGGATCCAGAAGTTCCTTTAATTAATCCTGAAATAAATTGGCAACATCTAGAATTATTAAAAACACAACAAAATAAAAGGGGTTGGAAAGGACTATTAGTAAAAAATCCTAACTGCACAGCCGCAATAATGTCCTTGCCATTAAAACCGTTAATGGAGTTAATAACACAAAGGAAGATAATAATGACTACTTTACAAGCTGTAAGCGGTGCAGGTTATAATGGATTATCTTTCATGTCAATATATAATAACATTATTCCATATATAAAGGGAGAAGAGGAGAAAATACCTAAAGAACTAGGAAAAATGCTAGGTCAAGTTCAAGATGGACAAATAATAAATGCTAAAATAAATGCCAGAGTTACGTCAATAAGAGTCCCAATAAAGGTTGGTCATATGGGCGTTATAAACATTTTACTTGATGATAACGATAAAATCGATATAGAAGAAATTAAGAGAGAATTGAAAAATTTTAAATCATTACCGCAAGAGAAAAATTTACCTACTGCACCTAAAAAGCCTATAATTGTTAACGAAGATGAAAGTAGACCGCAGCCAGAAATAGACCTTAAAATAGAAAATGGAATGGCAGTATCTGTGGGTAGAATAAGTGTAGAAAATAACGTGCTTAGGATGATAGTGCTTGGGGATAACTTAGTAAGAGGAGCTGCAGGAATTACAATCTTAACAGTAGAAGTTATGAAAGAGTTAGGTTATATATGA
- a CDS encoding aspartate kinase, translating into MIIIKIGGSIQKDEKDYELISEKVEKYSNNEDKVLIVTSAMKGITNDLISATENRDKSTEIIGNIYDKHIKILSKVADGPEFEIAFKDLSKMADELFKIAWSIRVLDEITPRVRDYILSFGERMATIVLNAALRSRRLDSIAYPEPPLVTDNNFGEANVLEDLTLKEINNKIISKKSKILIIPGFIGKTIDERYTTIGRGGSDYTATLLGKLLSVENVRLITEVPGIMTADPRKIESAITIKRLSLEEAVELAQMGAKRLHPRTFEPMFSSNMKVTIEGLYDEGETIVSGSCEDEDKLKGVTILDDLKMINIESTRIVGKIGSAARIMTEAKNSNVNIVSISQPASETTISLVVNSNDAEILATKLKEIKDIDSIEIKDVSAVSIVGCGLRNNEIFKEVENVALQYEILSMSRGLKNVSATFIVKKEEGYNLAKSLHEVVLKWIN; encoded by the coding sequence ATGATAATAATTAAGATAGGAGGATCTATACAAAAAGACGAGAAAGATTACGAGCTTATTTCTGAAAAAGTAGAGAAATATTCTAATAATGAGGATAAGGTACTTATAGTTACTTCTGCAATGAAAGGAATAACTAACGATTTAATTTCTGCTACAGAAAATAGAGACAAATCTACCGAAATAATAGGAAATATATATGATAAACACATTAAAATTCTATCAAAAGTCGCTGATGGCCCAGAATTCGAAATCGCATTTAAGGATCTTTCAAAAATGGCGGATGAATTATTTAAAATAGCCTGGTCAATAAGGGTTCTAGATGAGATTACTCCTAGAGTTAGAGACTATATTCTATCATTCGGAGAAAGAATGGCTACAATAGTGCTAAACGCTGCGTTAAGGTCAAGAAGGTTAGACTCCATAGCTTATCCTGAACCACCATTAGTTACTGACAATAACTTCGGAGAAGCAAACGTCTTAGAAGATCTTACCTTAAAGGAAATTAATAATAAAATTATAAGTAAAAAGAGTAAAATATTAATAATACCTGGGTTCATAGGCAAAACTATAGATGAAAGATATACCACAATAGGTAGAGGAGGAAGTGATTATACTGCAACCTTACTTGGTAAACTCCTAAGTGTAGAGAATGTAAGACTTATAACAGAAGTTCCAGGAATAATGACGGCTGATCCTAGAAAAATAGAAAGTGCAATAACAATTAAAAGATTATCATTAGAAGAGGCAGTAGAACTAGCCCAAATGGGCGCGAAAAGATTACATCCTAGAACTTTCGAACCAATGTTTTCTTCAAATATGAAAGTTACAATTGAAGGATTATATGATGAAGGAGAGACTATAGTAAGTGGTTCTTGTGAAGATGAAGACAAACTAAAAGGAGTGACAATTCTTGATGATCTAAAAATGATAAATATAGAAAGTACTAGAATAGTAGGAAAAATAGGTTCTGCAGCAAGAATTATGACTGAGGCTAAAAATTCTAATGTAAATATTGTTTCAATTTCACAACCAGCATCAGAAACTACAATAAGCCTTGTTGTAAACTCTAACGATGCAGAGATTCTTGCTACTAAGCTAAAGGAGATTAAAGATATAGATAGCATAGAGATTAAAGACGTTAGTGCAGTAAGTATAGTAGGTTGCGGACTTAGAAATAATGAAATATTCAAGGAAGTGGAAAACGTAGCTCTTCAATACGAGATACTTTCCATGTCAAGAGGCTTAAAGAATGTCAGTGCTACATTTATAGTTAAAAAAGAAGAAGGATATAACTTAGCTAAAAGTTTGCACGAGGTCGTGTTAAAATGGATAAATTGA
- the thrC gene encoding threonine synthase, which yields MKCLDCGYETDINQKIITCPRCGGLLEIKVKLKGFSFSNLKGRGVWRYKDAIPGNYSKIVSINEGNTPLIPSRNYKQTFYKFEGANPTGSFKDRGMTVAVSSAVNTGYKVVAAASTGNTAASAAAYASRAGLRIYLVLPKGKVALGKLAQSILYGATILEVNGSFDVAMTSVMRLYKDLGIVYPLNSFNPWRLEGQKTIAYEIAEEIGEPDNVIVPVGNAGNIYAIWKGFTELQEAGVISKVPRMIGVQAEGAAPIAKAIEKGLNEPEFFENPETIATAIRIGKPVNWKKAIKAIKSSKGTAISVSDQEIIDAQKRLAREEGIGAEPASAAALAGYDKAIKEGIVDKDQKNVLILTGHALKDPDAMLRLDARRILINPEHIENIVLGEINDNN from the coding sequence ATGAAATGCCTAGACTGCGGATATGAAACAGATATTAATCAAAAAATAATAACCTGCCCCAGATGCGGTGGCCTTTTGGAAATTAAAGTAAAGCTAAAAGGCTTCTCGTTCTCTAACCTTAAAGGAAGAGGAGTTTGGAGATATAAAGATGCAATTCCTGGAAATTACTCTAAAATAGTAAGTATAAATGAAGGAAATACTCCATTAATACCTTCAAGAAATTATAAACAGACATTTTATAAATTTGAAGGAGCAAATCCTACAGGAAGCTTTAAAGATAGAGGAATGACTGTCGCAGTAAGCTCAGCAGTAAATACTGGATATAAGGTAGTTGCGGCAGCATCTACAGGAAATACAGCGGCCTCCGCGGCAGCTTATGCTTCAAGAGCCGGATTAAGAATATACCTTGTTTTACCTAAAGGCAAAGTAGCGCTGGGTAAGCTTGCTCAGTCTATCCTGTACGGTGCGACAATACTAGAGGTTAATGGAAGTTTTGACGTAGCAATGACATCAGTAATGAGATTATATAAAGATTTAGGAATTGTTTATCCTCTTAACTCATTTAATCCTTGGAGACTAGAAGGGCAAAAAACTATCGCATACGAGATTGCAGAAGAAATAGGAGAACCCGATAATGTAATTGTTCCAGTAGGCAATGCAGGTAATATATATGCTATTTGGAAAGGATTTACTGAACTACAAGAGGCAGGAGTCATTTCCAAAGTACCTAGAATGATAGGGGTTCAAGCAGAAGGTGCGGCACCAATAGCTAAAGCTATAGAAAAAGGACTTAACGAACCAGAGTTCTTTGAAAACCCGGAAACTATTGCGACTGCCATTAGAATAGGTAAGCCAGTAAATTGGAAAAAAGCAATAAAAGCAATAAAGAGCTCAAAAGGCACAGCAATATCAGTTTCTGATCAAGAAATCATAGATGCTCAAAAGAGACTTGCAAGAGAAGAAGGAATAGGAGCGGAACCTGCGTCAGCTGCAGCCTTAGCAGGTTATGATAAAGCAATTAAAGAAGGTATAGTAGATAAAGATCAAAAGAACGTATTAATACTAACAGGACATGCGTTAAAAGATCCAGACGCAATGCTAAGGTTAGATGCAAGAAGAATTCTAATTAATCCAGAACATATAGAAAATATAGTTTTAGGTGAGATAAATGATAATAATTAA
- a CDS encoding UbiD family decarboxylase, whose protein sequence is MAFEDLRDYINFMLKRGKIVQIDDEVDVNLEIAELSRRATYLHLPPLLFTNIKNYREWKVITNVFYSIDAVKEILGVDNLENIGKNFLTEFQGMPLSLIDKIKSLPNFLKLGKIMPKSGKPKFKEREIGLEGFPALKTWPKDAGRFFTFSLVVTKDPETDVHNVSVYRIQILNDKEALMHWQAFKRGSLTAAKYKEMGITKIPVAIVNGVDPVIAFTAASPVPPGIDKYLFAGILRGEGVELYKLDNGILVPSSAESVIEGYVDLEDLRPEGPFGDHLGYYTPVDYYPTFKVDRIYIRDNPIFHATSVGKPPLEDAWIGKAVERIFLPFIRLVIPEIVDMNLPEYGLFTGIGIFSIRKTFPGQAKRVMMSIWGNGQLSFLKFIIVVDADVNVHDINQVMYAIATTVDPARDVLIIPNAMNDSLDHTSPHPPLGSKIGIDATRKLKEELGRDWPEEVKSDENIVKKIDPIWNKIIKKYLPSK, encoded by the coding sequence ATGGCATTTGAAGATCTAAGAGATTATATAAATTTTATGCTTAAGAGGGGCAAAATTGTACAGATCGATGACGAAGTCGACGTAAATTTAGAGATTGCCGAACTAAGTAGGAGAGCCACTTATTTACATTTACCTCCACTTCTATTTACTAATATTAAAAATTATAGAGAATGGAAAGTAATTACTAACGTTTTTTATTCAATAGACGCAGTAAAGGAAATTTTAGGAGTAGATAATTTAGAGAACATAGGGAAAAATTTTCTAACTGAATTTCAGGGAATGCCATTATCTCTTATTGATAAAATTAAATCTCTCCCAAACTTTTTGAAACTAGGAAAAATTATGCCAAAATCTGGAAAACCAAAGTTTAAGGAGAGAGAAATAGGATTAGAAGGTTTTCCTGCACTAAAAACGTGGCCTAAAGATGCCGGAAGATTCTTTACATTTTCATTAGTAGTAACTAAGGACCCAGAGACTGACGTTCATAACGTTAGCGTATATAGAATTCAAATATTAAACGATAAGGAAGCATTAATGCATTGGCAAGCATTTAAAAGGGGATCGTTAACTGCCGCAAAATATAAGGAAATGGGAATTACTAAGATCCCTGTAGCGATTGTTAACGGAGTAGATCCAGTAATAGCTTTTACTGCCGCTTCTCCTGTTCCCCCTGGTATTGATAAATATCTTTTTGCGGGTATCTTAAGAGGTGAAGGTGTAGAACTTTATAAGTTAGATAATGGAATTTTAGTTCCTTCTTCTGCTGAGTCTGTAATTGAAGGTTATGTAGATTTAGAAGACTTAAGGCCTGAAGGTCCTTTTGGAGATCATTTAGGTTATTATACGCCCGTGGATTATTATCCTACATTTAAGGTAGATAGAATTTACATTAGAGATAATCCAATATTTCATGCGACCTCAGTTGGAAAACCTCCTCTTGAAGACGCATGGATAGGTAAAGCTGTTGAAAGAATATTCTTGCCTTTTATAAGGCTAGTTATTCCTGAGATAGTGGATATGAATTTACCGGAGTATGGTCTTTTTACTGGCATAGGAATTTTCTCAATAAGAAAGACTTTTCCTGGCCAAGCTAAAAGGGTGATGATGTCAATATGGGGAAACGGACAGCTGAGTTTCCTTAAATTTATTATAGTAGTTGATGCAGACGTAAATGTTCATGATATTAATCAAGTAATGTATGCCATAGCTACCACAGTAGACCCTGCAAGGGACGTTCTAATAATCCCTAATGCTATGAATGATTCATTGGACCATACTTCTCCTCATCCACCACTGGGCAGTAAGATAGGCATAGATGCTACTAGAAAATTGAAGGAAGAATTAGGAAGAGACTGGCCAGAAGAAGTAAAAAGCGATGAAAATATTGTTAAAAAGATAGACCCGATATGGAATAAGATTATAAAGAAATATCTTCCCTCAAAGTAA
- the cdvB1/B2 gene encoding cell division protein CdvB1/B2: MAKMEEFVKGWNGKQEPSLADKIKGAFKSKEPLRYKLIMAQYKLRTTLSRLDVYISKMQERDRTLFERVVEAQMNKDEARAAMYANEIAEIRKVSKQLITTQIALEQVELRLETVTELGDVFTNLIPVVGVIKELRESMKGMMPELGLELEEIEEGLQEVVIEAGDFTGGNIDYVASNPEAKKILQEASVIAEQRMKENFPELPSMVTTTQKAAPTQK, encoded by the coding sequence ATGGCAAAGATGGAAGAATTCGTAAAGGGTTGGAATGGAAAACAAGAACCAAGTCTTGCAGATAAAATTAAAGGTGCCTTCAAGAGTAAAGAGCCATTAAGATATAAACTAATAATGGCCCAATACAAATTGAGAACAACACTAAGTAGGTTAGATGTTTACATCTCTAAGATGCAGGAAAGGGATAGAACGTTATTCGAGAGAGTAGTTGAGGCACAAATGAATAAAGATGAAGCCAGAGCTGCAATGTATGCTAACGAGATTGCAGAAATAAGGAAAGTTTCAAAACAGCTTATAACTACGCAAATAGCTCTAGAGCAAGTAGAGCTCAGATTAGAGACTGTTACAGAATTGGGCGATGTATTTACTAATCTAATTCCAGTAGTGGGAGTAATAAAAGAGCTTAGAGAATCGATGAAAGGTATGATGCCAGAATTAGGTTTAGAATTAGAAGAGATAGAGGAAGGATTACAAGAAGTTGTAATAGAGGCTGGAGACTTTACTGGTGGAAATATAGATTATGTAGCAAGCAACCCAGAGGCTAAGAAGATATTACAAGAAGCATCTGTAATAGCTGAACAAAGAATGAAGGAAAACTTCCCAGAATTACCCTCTATGGTCACTACTACTCAAAAGGCCGCGCCTACACAGAAATAA
- the ppsA gene encoding pyruvate, water dikinase, translated as MIVEALLKDAILDITKLRKDMIELAGGKGANLGELVSFDIRVPPGFVITSKAYSYFIAYNNLESKIKSILEEKDSATASEEIKQLIISSQVPPDLENAILSSYDELAKKVGKEVLVAVRSSATAEDIENASFAGQQDTYLNVSRSELIQKVKEVWASLFNERAIEYRKTKGIDSTKVEMAVVVQKMVNSRSAGVMFTLHPATGDSRYIVIESSWGLGEAVVGGKVTPDEIVIEKSTLRIVEKRVSHKILKYVYNPQKKANEEVDLSNSPEADKISISDEEAIELAKLALKIEEHYKRPMDIEWAIDADLKFPDNVFIVQARPETFWSSKKATKEEKEEVTSVENRKVLVKGLAASPGIASGIARVILDVKEAGNFKKGDILVTRMTDPDWVPIMKIASAIVTDEGGITSHAAIVSRELGIPAIVGTKEATKVIKDGQEITVDATRGIVYEGKIVEEVEEQKPQVTQGISGISRDTLMSLYPITATKIYMNLGQPDIIDKYVDLPFDGIGLMRIEFIVSEWIKYHPLYLIKIGKPEEFVNKLADGVARVATAIYPRPVVVRFSDFKTNEYRRLIGGEEFEPEERNPMLGWRGVSRYVSPQYEPAFRLEVRAIRKVREEMGLKNVWVMFPFVRTEWELKKALKIMEEEGLQRSKDFKVWIMAEVPSVIVLADVFAKIIDGFSIGSNDLAQLTLGVDRDSEILGRMGYYDERDPAVLRSMKKLIRIAHKYGATVSICGQAPSVYPEVAEFLVRAGIDSISVNPDAVISTRRNVASIEQKIMLEKLRK; from the coding sequence ATTATTGTCGAGGCTCTTCTAAAAGATGCAATTCTTGACATTACAAAACTTAGAAAAGATATGATAGAACTCGCTGGGGGCAAGGGGGCTAATTTAGGTGAATTAGTAAGTTTTGATATAAGAGTTCCTCCTGGTTTTGTTATAACATCTAAAGCTTATTCTTATTTTATTGCATATAATAATTTGGAATCGAAGATTAAGTCTATTTTAGAAGAAAAAGATTCCGCAACTGCTAGTGAAGAAATTAAACAATTAATAATTTCATCTCAAGTTCCTCCAGATCTTGAAAATGCAATTCTTTCTTCTTATGACGAATTGGCAAAGAAAGTTGGTAAAGAGGTTTTAGTTGCAGTAAGATCATCTGCTACTGCAGAAGATATAGAAAATGCTAGCTTTGCAGGCCAACAAGATACTTACCTTAATGTGAGTAGGAGCGAGCTTATTCAAAAAGTAAAAGAAGTTTGGGCTAGCTTATTCAATGAAAGGGCTATAGAATATAGAAAAACTAAAGGAATAGATTCAACAAAAGTGGAAATGGCAGTAGTGGTTCAGAAGATGGTTAATTCTAGGTCAGCCGGAGTAATGTTCACTTTGCATCCTGCAACTGGAGATTCTAGATATATTGTTATAGAATCATCCTGGGGATTGGGAGAAGCGGTAGTAGGTGGTAAAGTAACTCCGGATGAAATAGTTATAGAAAAATCCACATTAAGAATAGTAGAAAAGAGAGTATCTCATAAAATTTTGAAATATGTATACAATCCCCAAAAGAAGGCTAACGAAGAGGTAGACTTAAGTAATTCACCAGAAGCGGATAAAATAAGCATTTCTGATGAAGAAGCAATAGAATTGGCAAAGCTTGCACTTAAGATTGAAGAGCATTATAAAAGGCCTATGGATATAGAGTGGGCCATAGATGCTGATCTTAAATTCCCAGATAACGTTTTTATTGTTCAAGCAAGACCGGAGACTTTTTGGAGCTCTAAGAAAGCTACTAAAGAAGAAAAAGAAGAGGTAACTAGCGTAGAAAATAGAAAAGTCTTAGTTAAAGGTCTTGCAGCAAGTCCTGGTATAGCAAGCGGTATAGCTAGGGTAATTCTTGATGTAAAAGAGGCTGGGAATTTCAAGAAGGGAGATATACTAGTTACTAGAATGACAGATCCTGACTGGGTACCTATAATGAAAATAGCATCAGCAATTGTAACTGACGAGGGAGGTATAACTAGTCATGCAGCTATAGTTTCTAGAGAGCTAGGAATTCCAGCAATAGTAGGTACTAAAGAAGCTACCAAAGTAATAAAAGATGGACAAGAGATTACAGTAGATGCTACTAGAGGAATAGTTTATGAAGGAAAGATTGTAGAAGAGGTGGAAGAGCAAAAACCTCAAGTCACTCAAGGAATAAGCGGAATAAGTAGAGATACTCTGATGAGCCTATATCCAATTACTGCCACTAAGATTTACATGAATTTAGGTCAACCGGATATAATAGATAAATACGTTGATCTTCCTTTCGACGGAATTGGATTAATGAGAATAGAATTTATAGTATCAGAATGGATTAAATATCATCCACTTTATCTTATAAAAATAGGTAAGCCAGAGGAGTTTGTAAATAAGCTAGCAGACGGAGTAGCAAGAGTGGCTACAGCAATTTATCCTAGACCAGTAGTTGTCAGGTTTTCAGATTTCAAGACTAATGAATATAGAAGACTTATAGGTGGAGAAGAATTTGAACCTGAAGAAAGAAATCCAATGCTAGGATGGAGAGGAGTATCTAGGTATGTTAGCCCTCAGTACGAGCCAGCATTCAGACTAGAAGTTAGAGCTATAAGAAAAGTTAGGGAAGAAATGGGCCTAAAGAACGTTTGGGTAATGTTCCCATTTGTTAGAACAGAATGGGAACTTAAAAAGGCATTAAAAATCATGGAAGAGGAAGGATTACAGAGGTCTAAAGACTTTAAAGTCTGGATAATGGCTGAGGTACCTTCAGTAATAGTATTAGCTGATGTATTTGCGAAAATCATAGATGGTTTTAGCATAGGTAGTAATGATCTAGCACAATTAACTCTTGGAGTAGATAGAGACTCTGAAATTCTCGGAAGGATGGGATATTATGATGAAAGAGATCCAGCAGTATTACGCTCAATGAAGAAGTTAATAAGAATAGCTCACAAATACGGCGCCACGGTATCTATATGTGGCCAGGCTCCTAGCGTTTATCCAGAAGTTGCTGAGTTTCTAGTTAGAGCTGGAATTGATAGCATAAGTGTAAATCCTGATGCTGTAATATCAACTAGAAGAAACGTTGCTAGCATAGAACAGAAGATTATGCTTGAGAAACTGAGGAAATAA